GCCGCGTACACCGCGCCGGTCAGGACCGCGAGGACGGTCCCGGCCGTGGAGTGGGCACGGACCGCGGCGAGCACCAGCAGCCCCCCCATCAGGAGGTGGAGGCAGAGGCGCAGGGCGCGGAGGGCGGGGGTGAGACTGCGTGGATCCATGACCTGACCAGCGTAGGCAGGGACGAGGGATGGCGGCTCAACCGAAAGTTTGAATACGGAGCCATCCGTGGCGCGATGTCCGCGCGGGGTCCCGGCGGCCAGGCTTGGCCCCATGTTCGTGGCATGGAGAGACCTGAGATTCGCCAAGGGGCGGTTCGCCCTCATGGGCACGGTGATCGTGCTGATCACCCTGCTCGTGGGGCTCCTATCCGGGCTGACGGCCGGACTCGCGCGGGAGAACGTCTCCGCGATCACCGGCCTGCCCGCCGACCGGATCGCCTTCGCGGCGCCGCCCGCGGGGCAGTCGGTCTCGTTCACCAACTCCACGGTGACGGAGGAGCAGTGGAGCGCGTGGGCGCAGCGGCCCGGCGTGACCGGCGCGGCGCCGCTCGGCATCCGCACGCTCAACGCGGTCGCGGGCGAGCGGACCGCCGCCGTCTCCGCGTTCGGTACGGAGCCGGGCGACGGCCTCGCGCCCGGAGCCGTCGCGCCGGGCCGGGCCGTCCTGTCCGGGTCGGCGGCCGAGGAACTGGACGCGCGCGCCGGGGACACGGTCCGGCTCGGCCCGCTGGAGGTCACCGTCGCCGCCGTGGCCGGGGACGCCTCGTACAGCCACACGCCCGTCGTGTGGACGTCGCTCGACGACTGGCAGCGGCTCGGCCACAGCGGCACGACGACGGAGGCGCAGGCGACGGTGATCGCCCTGCGCGGCGCCGGCGCCGACTGGGCCGCCGGCGACGCGGCCGCCGGCACCGAGGCGCGGACCGTCGACGACGCCCTCGGCGCCATAGGGTCCTACCAGGCCGAGAACGGCTCCCTCCAGCTGATGCGCGGCTTCCTCTTCGTGATCTCCGCGCTCGTCATAGGGGCCTTCTTCACCGTCTGGACCATCCAGCGCAGCGGGGACGTCGCCGTCCTCAAGGCGCTCGGCGCCTCCACGCCCTATCTGCTGCGGGACGCGCTCGGGCAGGCGGTGCTGATGCTGGTGGCGGGAACGCTGCTGGGCACCGGTCTCGCGCTCGGCATCGGCGCGCTCGTCAGCGGCGGCGACGTGCCGTTCGTCCTCTCGCCGCTCACCGTCCTCGGGCCGGCCGCCGTCATCATCGTGCTCGGCGCGGTCGGCTCCGCCCTGTCCATCCGGCGGATCACCGCCGTCGATCCCCTCACCGCGCTCGGGAGCGTCCGATGAGCCTCGCACTCGATGCCGTCACCCTCACCTACCCGGACGGCGACGGACGGCTGACCGCCCTCGACGACGTCTCCCTCACCGTCCCGCCGGGCCGGCTCACCGCCGTCGTCGGCCCCTCCGGCTCCGGCAAGTCCAGCCTGCTCGCCGTCGCCGCGACGCTCGTCACCCCGGACCGGGGCCGGGTCGTCGTGGCCGGCACGGACACGGCGGGGCTCGACGCGGCGGGCCGGGCGGAGCTCCGCCGGACCTCGATCGGGATCGTCTTCCAGCAGCCGAACCTGCTGCCCTCGCTGACGGCGGCGGAACAGCTCCAGGTGATGGCGCACCTGTCCGGCCGTCCGCCGAAGTCGGTACGCGACCGGGCCCTGGACCTCCTCGACGCGGTCGGCCTCGCGGACCGGGCCGCGCGCCGGCCGCACCAGCTCTCCGGCGGGCAGCGGCAGCGGGTCAACATCGCCCGGGCGCTGATGAACGAGCCGTCGGTCCTCCTCGTCGACGAGCCCACGAGCGCGCTGGACCACGAGCGGGGCGCGGCGATCGTCGCGCTCCTCGCGAGGCTGACGCGGGAGCGGGGGACGGCGACGCTGCTCGTCACCCACGACCAGGGGCACCTGGGGGCGGCGGACGCCACGATCACCGTCCAGGACGGCCGCGCCACCCTCCCCACCCCCGCCTGACCCCCCCGCGGGGGGCGGGCCTCCCCGTGTGGCCCCAGGCGTTCCGCAGGGCGGGGCCACCCTGCACGTCCGGCTTCCGCGCCGGGCCCGGGTCTTCGGGGCGGCGCCTTCTGCGGGTCCCCCGTGTGGGCAGGCGTTCCGCAGGGGCCCACCCTGCACGCCCGGCTTCCGCGCCGGGGTCGGCTGCGGGGCGGCCCTTCCGCCGGGCCTCCGTGTGGGCAGGCGTTCCGCAGGGGCGGAACGGGTGGGCACGGAACGGCGCCGCTTGCCGGGCCCAGGCTTCTGCGCCTGAACCCGCACCCCGTGCACGAGGCCGTACCGGTGCGGGTCCAGGCTCGGGGCGCGGAGGCACCGCTGAGGGTGCCGTTCCGTTGTGCCCACCCTCCCCCAAGCTCTCGGCTTCGCTCGAGCAGGGGGGACCCCCATCGCCCCAGCGGAACGATCGCCCACAACGAAACGGCGGCGGCGCCGGGCGCAGGCCGCGGTGGTGCGGGCGGGGCCTACGCCTGGCCGTTCGCCGTCGTGTTGGTGAGGGCCGTGGAGAGTTCTCGGGCCACCTGCTGAAGGATGGGGACGATCTTCTCCGTGGCCGCCTCCGTCACCCGCCCCGCCGGGCCCGAGATGGAGATGGCCGCCGCCGTGGGGGAGTCGGGGACGGAGACCGCGAGGCAGCGGACCCCTATCTCCTGCTCGTTGTCGTCGACCGCGTACCCCGTCTCGCGGACCGCCGCGAGCGCCGCCAGGAAGCCGTC
The Streptomyces roseofulvus genome window above contains:
- a CDS encoding ABC transporter ATP-binding protein, which produces MSLALDAVTLTYPDGDGRLTALDDVSLTVPPGRLTAVVGPSGSGKSSLLAVAATLVTPDRGRVVVAGTDTAGLDAAGRAELRRTSIGIVFQQPNLLPSLTAAEQLQVMAHLSGRPPKSVRDRALDLLDAVGLADRAARRPHQLSGGQRQRVNIARALMNEPSVLLVDEPTSALDHERGAAIVALLARLTRERGTATLLVTHDQGHLGAADATITVQDGRATLPTPA
- a CDS encoding ABC transporter permease, which encodes MFVAWRDLRFAKGRFALMGTVIVLITLLVGLLSGLTAGLARENVSAITGLPADRIAFAAPPAGQSVSFTNSTVTEEQWSAWAQRPGVTGAAPLGIRTLNAVAGERTAAVSAFGTEPGDGLAPGAVAPGRAVLSGSAAEELDARAGDTVRLGPLEVTVAAVAGDASYSHTPVVWTSLDDWQRLGHSGTTTEAQATVIALRGAGADWAAGDAAAGTEARTVDDALGAIGSYQAENGSLQLMRGFLFVISALVIGAFFTVWTIQRSGDVAVLKALGASTPYLLRDALGQAVLMLVAGTLLGTGLALGIGALVSGGDVPFVLSPLTVLGPAAVIIVLGAVGSALSIRRITAVDPLTALGSVR